A single region of the Aeromonas hydrophila subsp. hydrophila ATCC 7966 genome encodes:
- a CDS encoding phosphatase, with product MKYTVDTHTHTVASTHAYSTIHDYLPIAKAKGIKLFATTDHGPDMADAPHFWHFVNLHVLPRVVDGVGILRGIEANIKNIDGEIDFPERYESRLDMIMAGFHEPVFPPCDQATHTQAMINAIKSGRVDMISHPGNPAFPIDIQAVVKAAAEYRVALELNNSSFSHSRPGSEGNCRAIVEAARDMGAYLTFGSDSHVAFSLGDFEHCHRLVTEAGFPAERILARSPRALLDFLESRGRAHIPEFADL from the coding sequence ATGAAGTACACGGTCGATACCCACACCCACACCGTCGCCAGCACCCACGCCTACAGCACCATCCACGACTACCTGCCCATCGCCAAGGCAAAGGGGATCAAGCTGTTCGCCACCACGGATCATGGCCCCGACATGGCCGATGCCCCCCACTTCTGGCACTTCGTCAATCTGCACGTGTTGCCACGGGTGGTCGACGGGGTCGGCATCCTGCGCGGCATCGAAGCCAACATCAAGAACATCGACGGCGAGATCGACTTCCCCGAGCGCTACGAGTCGCGGCTCGACATGATCATGGCGGGCTTTCACGAGCCGGTGTTCCCCCCCTGTGACCAGGCCACCCACACCCAGGCCATGATCAACGCCATCAAGAGCGGCCGGGTCGACATGATAAGCCACCCTGGCAATCCCGCCTTCCCCATCGACATCCAGGCCGTGGTCAAGGCGGCGGCAGAGTATCGGGTGGCGCTGGAACTCAACAACTCCTCCTTCAGCCACTCCCGCCCAGGCAGTGAAGGCAACTGCCGCGCCATCGTCGAGGCAGCACGGGACATGGGTGCCTACCTCACCTTCGGCTCCGACTCCCACGTGGCCTTCAGCCTCGGGGATTTCGAGCACTGCCACCGACTGGTGACCGAGGCCGGCTTCCCAGCAGAGCGGATCCTGGCACGCTCCCCCCGTGCGCTGCTCGATTTTCTCGAAAGCCGCGGCCGGGCCCATATTCCGGAGTTCGCCGACCTCTGA
- a CDS encoding TetR/AcrR family transcriptional regulator yields MSKIDTKNRILDAAEVLFAERGFADTSLRLITSEADVNLASVNYHFGSKKELIQAVLDRYLSLFMPELDARLHTLMAQEQLTLLQVFESFVDPLMKLVAVRTNGPAIFMQLLGRGYIDSQGHLRRFITAHYGPILQRITQAISKANPALSPADLFWRLHFTLGTVVFTMASADALRDIAQADFGQQLDVEGLVRNVIPYLASGVGAPVESTRLSLAV; encoded by the coding sequence GTGAGTAAAATCGATACCAAAAACCGCATTCTCGATGCCGCTGAGGTGTTGTTTGCCGAACGGGGGTTCGCCGATACCTCTTTGCGTCTGATCACCAGCGAGGCCGATGTCAATCTGGCGTCGGTGAACTACCACTTCGGCTCCAAGAAGGAGCTGATCCAGGCGGTGCTCGATCGCTATCTGAGCCTGTTCATGCCCGAGCTGGATGCACGCCTGCATACCCTGATGGCGCAGGAGCAGCTGACCCTGCTGCAGGTGTTCGAGAGCTTCGTCGATCCCCTGATGAAGCTGGTGGCGGTGCGCACCAACGGCCCGGCCATCTTCATGCAGCTGCTGGGGCGTGGCTACATCGACAGCCAGGGCCACCTGCGCCGCTTCATCACTGCCCACTACGGCCCCATTTTGCAGCGGATCACCCAGGCCATCTCCAAGGCCAACCCGGCCTTGTCGCCGGCGGATCTGTTCTGGCGGCTGCACTTCACCCTGGGCACCGTCGTGTTCACCATGGCCTCGGCCGATGCGCTGCGCGACATCGCCCAGGCCGATTTCGGCCAGCAGCTCGATGTGGAGGGGCTGGTACGCAACGTCATTCCTTATCTGGCGTCCGGTGTCGGGGCGCCCGTGGAGTCGACCAGGCTCTCCCTGGCCGTGTAA